One genomic segment of Bdellovibrionales bacterium includes these proteins:
- the motA gene encoding flagellar motor stator protein MotA: protein MGFVGAIIVIVCVFGGYLAAGGHLHVIWQPFEVLIIGGAALGGFITANPIGTIKMAISKAMHAMVGKGPSKKDYLELLQMLFQLFQIFRKDGPQAVEKHIEEPEASEIFKAYPTFLKNHHAIDFLCDTMKITLSADLTQYDVDDLLDQDIKVAHAEEHAASHAVQSVADALPGLGIVAAVLGIVHTMDYLDQGVQTIGSLVAAALVGTFLGVLMCYGFIGPISTKMNNDIEVEGRYLSVIKAALVALQRGAPPLVCVEFARRNIFPADRPSFDEMDTATKEAKKAA from the coding sequence ATGGGTTTTGTTGGAGCCATTATCGTGATCGTCTGTGTATTTGGCGGCTATCTAGCTGCTGGTGGGCATTTGCATGTCATTTGGCAACCTTTCGAAGTATTGATCATCGGAGGAGCTGCGCTGGGCGGGTTTATTACCGCCAATCCAATTGGTACGATCAAGATGGCGATATCTAAAGCCATGCACGCGATGGTTGGAAAGGGTCCTTCAAAAAAGGATTATCTTGAACTCCTCCAGATGTTGTTTCAGCTATTTCAGATATTTCGGAAGGATGGTCCGCAGGCAGTCGAAAAACATATTGAAGAACCTGAGGCCAGTGAGATTTTTAAAGCCTACCCGACCTTCTTGAAGAATCATCATGCAATTGACTTTTTATGTGACACAATGAAAATCACCCTTTCGGCGGATCTGACTCAATACGATGTCGATGATCTTCTTGATCAAGATATAAAGGTTGCCCACGCTGAAGAACATGCTGCATCTCATGCTGTCCAGTCTGTGGCAGACGCTCTTCCTGGGCTTGGAATTGTGGCCGCGGTTTTGGGAATCGTGCACACGATGGATTATCTGGATCAAGGTGTTCAAACAATCGGAAGTTTGGTCGCCGCAGCTCTTGTTGGAACCTTCCTTGGGGTTTTGATGTGCTATGGATTTATTGGTCCAATCTCAACCAAGATGAATAATGATATAGAAGTAGAGGGTCGCTATTTATCTGTGATCAAGGCCGCTCTCGTTGCACTTCAAAGAGGTGCACCTCCTCTTGTGTGCGTTGAATTTGCTCGGCGCAATATTTTTCCAGCGGATCGCCCCTCATTTGATGAAATGGATACTGCAACAAAAGAAGCGAAGAAAGCCGCCTAG
- the tsaD gene encoding tRNA (adenosine(37)-N6)-threonylcarbamoyltransferase complex transferase subunit TsaD, which translates to MLKAQFERVLALETSCDDTSVAIVMQNGWVEAVCSANQDLAHEPFGGVVPEIASRNHTLNILPLVDATLAKAGRSWADIDGLAVTSRPGLVGSLLVGLVTAKSLALARGLPLVTVNHLEGHLWAGLLSDSQTPAPEGLVFPFIGLIISGGHTHLILAKALGEYHVLGQTLDDAAGEAFDKFAKMAGLGFPGGIQVDRLAKSGDSSLFAFPRAMINEHHLNFSFSGLKTSAQNQWLKMDAEDRKANIHSICASYQEAIVDVLLAKLERAVRKTGVDRVLISGGVSANSRLRQAAQEWGDKQKILVVAPPLRYCTDNAAMIGYPGILRLNRGERASDEIGPCPRSLPDDFIHSVYT; encoded by the coding sequence ATGTTGAAAGCTCAGTTCGAGCGGGTGTTGGCTCTTGAAACTAGCTGTGATGACACATCGGTTGCAATTGTCATGCAGAATGGTTGGGTTGAGGCCGTATGCTCTGCCAATCAAGATTTGGCCCACGAGCCCTTTGGAGGGGTTGTTCCCGAGATTGCATCCCGAAATCACACTCTTAATATCCTTCCCCTCGTAGATGCAACTCTCGCGAAAGCGGGGCGAAGTTGGGCAGATATCGATGGTTTGGCGGTGACTTCGCGGCCAGGTCTTGTCGGATCTTTGTTGGTAGGACTTGTGACGGCAAAGTCTTTAGCCCTGGCTCGGGGTTTGCCTTTGGTGACAGTGAATCATTTGGAGGGACACCTCTGGGCCGGACTTTTAAGTGACTCTCAGACGCCGGCTCCAGAAGGGCTTGTCTTCCCGTTCATTGGACTGATCATTTCGGGGGGGCATACCCATTTGATCTTAGCAAAGGCCCTTGGAGAATATCACGTTCTCGGGCAAACCTTAGACGATGCAGCCGGGGAGGCATTTGATAAATTTGCAAAAATGGCAGGCTTGGGTTTTCCGGGGGGGATTCAGGTCGATCGACTTGCAAAGTCGGGGGATTCCTCCCTGTTTGCATTTCCTCGAGCAATGATAAATGAACATCACCTTAACTTTAGTTTTTCAGGATTGAAGACATCCGCACAAAATCAGTGGTTAAAGATGGATGCCGAAGACCGCAAGGCGAATATTCATTCGATCTGCGCATCTTATCAGGAAGCCATTGTTGATGTCTTATTGGCTAAACTGGAAAGAGCAGTTCGAAAAACAGGTGTTGATCGTGTTCTTATCTCAGGAGGGGTCAGCGCGAATTCCCGACTACGCCAGGCGGCTCAGGAGTGGGGAGACAAACAGAAGATTTTGGTTGTTGCACCTCCTCTCCGATATTGTACTGACAATGCGGCAATGATTGGTTATCCAGGAATACTCCGCCTTAATAGGGGTGAAAGAGCAAGTGATGAGATAGGCCCCTGTCCAAGGTCGCTCCCCGATGATTTTATCCATTCGGTTTACACATGA
- a CDS encoding sulfite exporter TauE/SafE family protein, giving the protein MKKKLLALNCAFFYFRTTLSFLFVVASLTGLGQSPSRSINNNPLKAQASLLVNSVPQGSNSPLKIDLELAPDFHAYVDQFQLSLLEPEGLQLSQFEILPIVDFTDFVTKKIKKGVRASAQLKCVLGVPEGFSLGPIKAKLELTYQACAPTFCLLPKKLVVPLEFEVVESKVEPSPQGAHSEGNLFSQAHDKGWLFIFLTVFLAGLLTSFTPCVFPMIPITLAVIGSVGTKRSRLQNFGVSLVYVGGIALSYSLLGVGAALTGSIFGSILGHPSVAIGFAFIFTLMALGSFGLIEIQAPLFIRRRLGTYQSKSRWVGAFLSGLLAGVIAGPCVGPVLVAILAFVAQTKDPFMGFSLLFTFAVGMGQLFLALGLSTEFIHKLPKAGPWMNITKFAFGTTMMALALFYLRPITHPQLFDGLIGLVLILVSSIHGAFSPLQKSSPIRSLTKGFMLTGFLVGVLFVAKAFVPEPFKRDSNVNLPNEKSELLHGWQPFSSVLLDNAIAKNQPVIIDFYADWCVACKELETRTFSDPRVIQKIKNFLPLRFDATHTSEEFESLRQKFNILGLPTIVIYDGKEWRADLTLTGFEDANAFLKRLNLD; this is encoded by the coding sequence ATGAAAAAGAAGTTGTTGGCCTTAAATTGCGCTTTTTTTTATTTCCGGACGACCCTTAGTTTTCTGTTTGTGGTTGCTTCCCTGACAGGTCTTGGCCAAAGCCCTTCAAGATCAATCAACAATAACCCCTTAAAGGCACAAGCTTCGCTCCTCGTAAACTCCGTCCCACAGGGCAGCAATAGTCCTCTGAAAATCGACTTGGAATTGGCACCCGATTTTCATGCCTACGTGGATCAATTTCAGTTAAGCCTGCTTGAACCTGAAGGCCTGCAACTCAGCCAATTTGAAATTTTACCTATTGTGGACTTTACTGATTTCGTGACCAAAAAAATTAAGAAAGGGGTGAGGGCTAGTGCTCAATTGAAGTGTGTTTTAGGTGTCCCAGAAGGATTCTCATTGGGACCCATCAAGGCAAAGCTGGAACTCACTTATCAGGCTTGTGCGCCCACTTTTTGTCTTCTTCCAAAAAAATTAGTGGTTCCCCTCGAATTTGAGGTTGTTGAAAGCAAAGTGGAGCCATCACCACAAGGCGCCCACTCGGAGGGTAATTTATTTTCTCAAGCCCATGATAAGGGGTGGCTTTTCATTTTTTTAACGGTCTTTTTGGCAGGTCTATTGACCAGTTTTACTCCTTGCGTTTTTCCGATGATTCCGATTACCCTCGCGGTCATCGGTTCTGTGGGGACAAAAAGGAGTCGATTACAAAACTTCGGAGTTAGCCTCGTCTATGTGGGCGGAATTGCTCTCTCATATTCCCTTCTAGGCGTGGGAGCCGCCCTGACGGGATCCATCTTTGGATCTATTCTTGGGCACCCAAGTGTCGCGATTGGCTTTGCATTTATTTTTACTCTCATGGCCTTAGGATCCTTCGGGCTTATTGAAATCCAAGCTCCCCTTTTTATTCGACGTCGTCTGGGAACCTATCAAAGCAAAAGCCGTTGGGTCGGTGCTTTTTTATCTGGACTGCTGGCTGGCGTCATTGCGGGCCCCTGCGTTGGGCCTGTTCTTGTCGCCATTCTCGCCTTCGTCGCTCAAACGAAAGACCCTTTTATGGGTTTTTCATTGCTGTTTACATTCGCTGTGGGCATGGGCCAACTGTTTCTTGCTTTGGGTCTCTCCACCGAATTCATCCACAAACTTCCTAAAGCAGGACCTTGGATGAATATAACGAAATTTGCCTTTGGAACCACAATGATGGCCTTGGCTCTGTTCTATTTACGGCCAATAACTCACCCGCAGTTATTTGATGGACTCATAGGACTGGTTTTGATTTTAGTCTCGAGTATCCATGGCGCTTTTAGCCCTCTTCAGAAGAGCAGCCCAATCAGAAGTCTGACCAAAGGGTTCATGCTGACCGGGTTCCTTGTTGGTGTTCTATTTGTAGCGAAAGCCTTCGTCCCTGAGCCTTTCAAAAGAGATTCAAATGTGAATCTACCCAACGAAAAATCGGAACTTCTTCATGGGTGGCAGCCCTTTTCCTCGGTCCTCTTGGATAATGCCATCGCAAAGAACCAACCCGTCATCATTGATTTTTATGCAGACTGGTGTGTCGCTTGCAAAGAGCTTGAAACTCGAACATTTTCGGATCCCAGGGTCATTCAAAAAATAAAAAATTTCCTGCCTCTCAGATTTGATGCAACTCACACAAGCGAAGAGTTTGAGAGCCTCAGACAAAAGTTTAACATACTGGGACTGCCTACTATCGTGATCTATGATGGGAAAGAATGGAGAGCGGATCTTACTCTGACAGGTTTCGAAGATGCGAACGCATTTCTGAAACGCTTGAATCTCGATTAA
- a CDS encoding rRNA pseudouridine synthase, translated as MSPASTNKLVRLNKYLADCGVASRRKADELIDSGDVQINGKTVFELGIKVDPQNDRVTLKGKLLRQDNQKVYVMFYKPKHVLTSMSDPEGRATVADYFRKLPFRLFPVGRLDWDTEGLILLTNDGEFAQKVMHPRHEIPKAYLAKLNGKPTDEQLRKLVQGVSIIGGRVRAQSADRARGKGSVQYDWVRVVITEGKNRQIRKMFEKIGFDVKKLQRVSIGQLKLGNLKHGEHKLLGPDDLRKIFARKVKKERQKSLKKDALLKRK; from the coding sequence ATGTCTCCTGCCTCAACCAATAAATTAGTTCGCCTCAACAAATACCTTGCTGACTGTGGCGTTGCCAGCCGACGCAAGGCCGATGAATTGATCGACTCGGGTGATGTTCAGATCAATGGAAAAACCGTTTTCGAACTGGGAATCAAGGTCGATCCTCAAAATGATCGCGTCACGCTCAAAGGCAAGCTCCTCCGCCAGGACAATCAAAAAGTTTATGTGATGTTTTATAAACCCAAACATGTTCTGACTTCCATGAGCGATCCAGAAGGCCGCGCCACCGTGGCAGATTATTTTCGCAAACTGCCATTCAGATTATTTCCAGTGGGTCGTCTTGATTGGGATACAGAGGGCCTCATTCTCCTAACGAACGATGGCGAGTTCGCCCAAAAAGTCATGCATCCTCGACATGAAATACCCAAAGCTTACCTAGCTAAGCTCAATGGCAAACCAACAGATGAGCAGCTCCGAAAACTCGTACAAGGGGTTTCTATCATCGGTGGCAGAGTCAGAGCGCAGAGTGCTGATCGTGCCCGAGGCAAAGGCTCTGTTCAGTACGATTGGGTGAGAGTGGTTATCACTGAAGGTAAAAATCGGCAAATTCGAAAAATGTTTGAAAAAATTGGTTTCGACGTTAAAAAACTTCAACGCGTTTCAATTGGCCAGTTGAAACTTGGAAACCTCAAGCACGGTGAACATAAATTGTTAGGTCCCGATGACCTTCGCAAAATCTTCGCTCGCAAGGTAAAGAAGGAAAGACAAAAATCACTCAAGAAAGATGCGCTTCTCAAACGAAAGTGA
- a CDS encoding exonuclease, whose translation MWPDATFVIFDTETTGKYPLDAELCELAAVKWVSGKVVDQFQTLLKPSRPIPPEVTAIHNINDGMVEKAPRIRDKIAEFHRFIGDGIPVAHHVPFDLGFLAIEFERARLPLPTAPVLCTSLLSRAVITESPNHRMATLVQVLGLDGGQAHRALDDTKACLGLFSKILERMGSNCTIAELIRKQGVDLQWRDYSLQNLRANRVVAEILTAIEEKRAVEIVYSGGSRPGQARTILPLGLVRNHQGDFLVAREESEGVQKTLDDVPKRYFLSRITAARS comes from the coding sequence TTGTGGCCTGATGCCACCTTTGTTATCTTTGATACAGAAACAACCGGAAAGTATCCTCTTGACGCCGAGCTTTGTGAACTAGCGGCTGTGAAATGGGTCAGCGGAAAGGTTGTTGATCAGTTTCAAACCTTATTGAAACCGAGCCGTCCCATTCCTCCCGAGGTGACGGCCATTCATAATATAAACGATGGCATGGTCGAAAAGGCGCCAAGAATTCGAGACAAGATTGCTGAATTTCATCGTTTTATTGGAGACGGGATTCCAGTTGCCCACCATGTTCCTTTTGATTTGGGCTTTCTTGCCATCGAATTTGAAAGGGCGAGGCTCCCTCTGCCCACCGCCCCTGTCTTGTGTACGAGTTTGCTTTCAAGGGCTGTCATCACTGAATCCCCAAATCATCGAATGGCAACATTAGTGCAGGTTTTAGGTTTAGATGGTGGCCAGGCTCACCGAGCACTTGATGACACAAAGGCTTGCTTGGGTTTGTTCTCAAAAATTTTGGAGAGGATGGGTTCGAATTGCACAATAGCCGAATTGATCAGGAAACAAGGGGTAGATTTGCAGTGGAGAGACTATTCCTTGCAAAATCTGCGGGCAAATCGTGTCGTCGCAGAAATTCTCACGGCAATTGAAGAAAAGCGCGCGGTAGAAATCGTGTATTCCGGAGGATCTCGGCCTGGACAGGCACGAACTATTTTGCCCTTGGGACTTGTAAGAAATCATCAAGGTGATTTTTTGGTGGCCCGAGAAGAGTCCGAGGGAGTTCAAAAAACCCTTGATGATGTTCCAAAGCGCTATTTTTTGAGCAGAATTACTGCGGCAAGATCTTAG
- a CDS encoding chemotaxis protein MotB, with protein MAEKQPIIVVKKITIQAAGAHGGSWKVAFADFMTALMSFFLVMWLVSQSEPVKKNISDYFSTPSVIEYNFSNYGVELTLEKLFLDIINEPLKFFQAFITPTDFTPNILGMGSKKIVLHHLADQLGDLAQNVEVNEDEIVFNISADQLFEHGTSKPAANYVGIMEKLKTIISGLEDSNVYIDGLIFDKTVSDGSRATARNVAEARVDLISGQIQSSLEHPSVDVYGKSEVREAKGIQPGQKPSNGEIKFRMKQKDLTQDGRKPRELDEVFGKSKEEGSVYNNFVKQLVENKKASPAKETRKRAQKKSL; from the coding sequence GTGGCCGAGAAACAGCCAATCATTGTGGTGAAAAAAATCACGATTCAAGCGGCGGGCGCTCACGGTGGCTCCTGGAAGGTCGCCTTTGCTGATTTCATGACGGCCCTGATGTCATTCTTTTTAGTGATGTGGCTTGTAAGTCAGTCTGAACCGGTCAAGAAGAACATTTCTGACTATTTCTCCACTCCCAGTGTGATAGAATATAACTTCTCGAATTATGGTGTGGAACTTACTCTCGAAAAGCTGTTTCTCGATATTATCAATGAACCGCTTAAATTCTTTCAGGCCTTCATTACTCCCACTGATTTTACACCCAACATTCTTGGAATGGGCTCGAAGAAAATCGTGCTTCATCACCTGGCCGATCAATTGGGAGATCTAGCTCAAAATGTAGAAGTTAACGAGGATGAAATTGTCTTCAACATTTCGGCCGATCAGTTGTTCGAGCATGGGACGAGCAAGCCCGCAGCCAATTATGTTGGCATCATGGAAAAGCTGAAGACCATTATTTCGGGTCTAGAGGATTCAAATGTCTACATAGACGGACTGATCTTTGATAAAACTGTGAGTGATGGAAGCCGCGCCACTGCACGCAATGTAGCTGAGGCCAGGGTCGATTTGATTTCAGGTCAAATACAATCCTCACTTGAACATCCTAGTGTCGATGTTTATGGGAAAAGCGAGGTTCGGGAGGCGAAAGGTATTCAGCCAGGGCAAAAACCGTCCAATGGTGAAATAAAATTTCGCATGAAACAAAAGGATCTCACTCAAGATGGACGAAAACCCCGTGAGCTAGATGAAGTCTTTGGAAAATCAAAGGAAGAGGGATCTGTCTACAATAACTTTGTCAAACAGTTGGTTGAGAATAAGAAGGCATCTCCTGCAAAGGAGACAAGGAAGCGGGCGCAAAAAAAATCATTGTAA
- the smpB gene encoding SsrA-binding protein SmpB: MQKVNGIKLVADNRKARFDYEILETMEAGLVLMGSEVKSLRGGKCTLKDSYVSFQGSEAFLQNAHIPVYKPSSYNNHPPERLRKLLMNRSELDRVAAAIQEKGLTCIPLKVYFKQGKAKVELALARGKKRHDKRESAKTRDANREVQRSLRRSK; this comes from the coding sequence ATGCAAAAAGTGAACGGAATAAAGCTTGTAGCCGACAATCGAAAGGCTCGCTTTGATTATGAAATTCTCGAAACAATGGAGGCTGGTCTTGTTCTCATGGGGAGCGAAGTGAAGTCTTTACGAGGAGGAAAATGTACCCTAAAGGACTCTTACGTTTCCTTTCAGGGAAGTGAAGCGTTTTTGCAGAACGCGCATATTCCCGTTTACAAACCCAGCAGTTATAACAATCATCCTCCTGAGAGATTGCGAAAATTGCTTATGAATAGGTCTGAGTTAGACAGAGTCGCGGCAGCGATTCAGGAGAAAGGTCTGACCTGTATTCCCCTGAAGGTTTATTTTAAGCAGGGGAAGGCAAAAGTTGAATTGGCCTTAGCCCGCGGCAAAAAGAGGCACGACAAACGGGAATCGGCTAAGACGCGCGACGCGAATCGTGAGGTTCAGCGCTCTTTGCGGAGGTCAAAGTGA
- a CDS encoding signal peptidase II, producing the protein MNKRDWMIVIGLVFVVWFIDRVTKSLAVEYVTQLQFYGPIGFVLHRNPGAILGVFSNLPALLRIVSLSTGGAFLIFTYATIQYLLPRRSFVLRAGMSILLGGILGNVTDRIIWGSVVDWILFGNMQWTTPAFNFSDAIQWVGYFMIVGSLIREGNQIWPNENERKKVWINPIFQWKYCFVLVFVGFGFGIISGVFSYTFLKVTIDDIVIGPPLMAEQKFLTPFLLTYSSINLGFMLMLFLIGRILSHRTAGPLYAFERFVDDVLQGKDRILKLRQGDEFLHLEELAGKIRETFIREGILRPSEKPITITEPEDTSVLGKLIDDPASPSSENEIKESIDIPNLPSRKETANS; encoded by the coding sequence ATGAATAAACGTGATTGGATGATTGTGATCGGCTTGGTTTTTGTGGTTTGGTTCATCGATCGAGTGACCAAATCGCTTGCGGTTGAATATGTAACTCAACTCCAATTCTATGGGCCCATCGGATTCGTCTTGCACCGCAATCCTGGGGCTATACTTGGAGTGTTCTCAAACCTTCCAGCACTCTTGCGGATCGTATCACTGAGTACGGGAGGCGCCTTTCTTATTTTTACTTACGCAACTATTCAATATTTGCTTCCGCGTCGATCTTTTGTATTGCGAGCCGGAATGTCGATTCTTCTTGGTGGAATACTCGGAAACGTAACCGACAGAATTATCTGGGGCTCAGTTGTTGACTGGATTTTATTTGGAAACATGCAGTGGACGACTCCTGCCTTCAATTTTTCAGATGCTATTCAGTGGGTGGGATATTTTATGATTGTCGGATCTCTGATAAGGGAGGGCAATCAAATATGGCCAAACGAAAATGAAAGAAAAAAGGTCTGGATAAATCCAATTTTTCAGTGGAAATATTGCTTCGTATTGGTTTTTGTTGGTTTTGGATTCGGCATCATCTCAGGGGTTTTTTCGTATACCTTTCTCAAAGTGACTATTGACGATATTGTCATTGGCCCGCCCTTGATGGCCGAACAGAAATTTCTCACTCCTTTCTTGTTGACCTACTCGTCAATCAATTTGGGATTTATGTTGATGCTTTTTCTGATTGGGCGGATTCTTTCTCACAGAACGGCAGGCCCCCTTTATGCTTTCGAACGATTCGTCGATGACGTCTTGCAGGGGAAAGATCGGATTCTCAAGCTCCGTCAGGGCGATGAATTCCTTCATCTCGAAGAACTCGCTGGCAAGATTAGAGAGACGTTTATTCGCGAGGGAATTCTTCGTCCCTCTGAAAAACCAATCACCATCACTGAACCTGAGGACACTTCTGTTCTCGGCAAGCTGATAGATGACCCCGCTTCTCCATCCAGCGAAAATGAAATCAAGGAGAGCATTGACATCCCAAACCTTCCATCTAGGAAAGAAACAGCCAACTCCTGA
- the rsmA gene encoding ribosomal RNA small subunit methyltransferase A: MNLKSLILSRLELSGATPKRSLGQNFLIDEQVVAKIIGAVKASPGELIIEVGPGLGSLTESLCKMDRPLVLIELDRQFADYWRERGQKMIEGDALQIEWDSLTLSPKTILVSNLPYQISSSLVIDRCFGPSELKTMILMFQKEVAQRITASPRKKNYGMLSVMSQTFWDITSVCDAGPRCFFPSPKIASQVLKFTRKDPFGGLSDVANSQAFLNFVKMAFSYRRKVIWKNLNVEYQKYGMNVEEAILLGERLGFGRFARVEELSPL, from the coding sequence ATGAATCTTAAATCCTTAATATTGTCTCGCTTGGAGTTAAGTGGTGCGACTCCAAAAAGATCTCTGGGTCAGAATTTTCTTATCGATGAACAGGTTGTCGCTAAGATCATTGGCGCGGTCAAAGCGTCTCCAGGGGAGTTGATCATCGAAGTTGGCCCCGGATTGGGATCCTTGACTGAATCGCTCTGCAAAATGGATAGGCCATTGGTATTGATAGAACTTGATCGTCAATTTGCTGATTACTGGCGCGAGCGCGGTCAAAAAATGATCGAGGGAGATGCATTACAAATTGAGTGGGACTCGCTGACACTTTCGCCCAAGACAATTTTGGTGAGCAATCTGCCTTACCAAATTTCTTCTTCCTTGGTTATTGACAGGTGTTTTGGGCCGTCAGAGTTGAAAACAATGATTTTGATGTTTCAGAAAGAAGTCGCTCAACGGATCACTGCCTCTCCTCGGAAGAAAAATTATGGAATGCTTTCTGTTATGTCTCAGACATTCTGGGATATCACTTCGGTGTGCGATGCGGGGCCAAGGTGTTTTTTTCCGTCTCCTAAAATAGCCAGTCAAGTGCTGAAGTTCACTCGCAAAGATCCTTTTGGTGGTCTATCTGATGTAGCGAATAGTCAGGCCTTTTTGAATTTTGTAAAGATGGCTTTTTCTTATCGACGCAAAGTGATTTGGAAGAACTTGAATGTCGAATATCAGAAGTATGGTATGAATGTAGAGGAGGCGATTTTGCTGGGCGAAAGATTGGGGTTTGGTCGATTTGCTCGAGTGGAGGAGTTGAGTCCTTTGTAG
- a CDS encoding diguanylate cyclase: MIVNLPKKPKILCIDDEPDVLKALTRTLRTDFEVLTAESAEEGLGILDKNGDISVLLSDFNLKGLSGGDFLRIARNKAPNAVRALLSGHIDLKQMSDSINRAEIHRLILKPWDNDYLIIQMKEALFAHSILLEKDLLRQLAITDPVTGLTNHRYFQETLQREWLHSKSKNFSSPLSLFMIDIDNFKSCNDRYGHLAGDQMLAEIADRMNATKRGNESLSRYGGEEFALLLPNTESTDAHSRADSLRQQIASSPVSLDKGINHVLTVSIGVATQTKRQEFSHPADLIAAADTALYQAKKFGRNCTAVATSTHDRN; the protein is encoded by the coding sequence TTGATTGTAAACCTGCCAAAGAAACCAAAGATCCTCTGTATCGATGATGAACCGGATGTTCTCAAGGCTTTGACCCGGACATTGCGAACTGATTTTGAAGTCTTGACGGCAGAATCAGCAGAAGAAGGACTTGGGATTCTGGACAAAAATGGAGACATCTCTGTACTCTTGAGTGACTTTAACCTAAAAGGGCTTTCCGGCGGAGATTTCTTGCGAATCGCCAGAAATAAAGCGCCCAACGCTGTGCGAGCGCTATTGAGCGGACACATCGATCTGAAACAAATGTCTGACTCAATCAATCGTGCCGAAATCCACCGATTAATTCTGAAGCCCTGGGACAACGACTATCTCATTATTCAAATGAAAGAAGCCCTCTTTGCTCACAGCATCTTGTTGGAAAAGGATCTCTTGCGTCAGCTTGCAATCACAGATCCTGTCACTGGCCTTACAAATCACAGGTACTTCCAGGAAACTCTCCAGCGAGAATGGCTCCACTCAAAATCAAAAAACTTTTCCTCCCCCCTCAGTTTATTCATGATAGATATCGACAACTTCAAATCCTGCAACGACCGGTACGGCCATTTGGCTGGAGACCAAATGCTTGCGGAGATTGCTGATCGTATGAATGCGACAAAAAGAGGAAATGAGTCGTTGAGTCGATATGGAGGAGAGGAATTCGCACTCCTTCTACCTAACACTGAGTCCACTGATGCTCATTCCAGAGCTGACTCTCTCCGACAACAAATCGCTTCCTCACCCGTCTCCCTAGACAAAGGCATCAATCATGTTTTGACCGTAAGCATCGGAGTGGCTACCCAAACCAAAAGACAGGAATTTTCTCATCCGGCAGACCTTATTGCTGCGGCAGATACCGCCCTCTATCAGGCAAAAAAATTCGGTCGAAATTGCACTGCTGTCGCAACCTCGACTCACGACCGGAACTAG